A single genomic interval of Streptomyces graminofaciens harbors:
- a CDS encoding glycoside hydrolase family 2 TIM barrel-domain containing protein encodes MTVTRRSLLIAGAAAPTAGALAGTASVTAAAAARTGSGSSPGRTIPLRDGWRFALVNPGGITDPTGEYADAAKPGYDDSSWRQVAVPHDWSIELAPTTENGTTSGTGFFPGGLGWYRTTFTLPPSLAGKRISVEFDGVYMDAYVHCNGTEAGRHPYGYTGFALDLTDLLHTDGTTENVIAVKVQNRLPSSRWYSGSGIHRQARLVVTDPVHVQRWGTQVTTTDLSEDRAVLRARTTVVNESGTEAEVTVGSTVLDPGGRPVARTTSTLTVGAAAETATHELTVPDPGLWDIDTPRRYTLRTELRVDGRTTDTCRTRFGIRTATIDANDGLTLNGRHVKLRGVNLHHDLGALGSAVHADAVERQLAIMKSMGVNALRTSHNPPAPEVIEACERLGLVMMVEAFDCWRSPKTRYDYGRFFEEWSDRDIAEMVAAARNSPAVLMWSIGNEISEFTSTAGLAIADRLIAGIRRLDDTRPVVIGSHRHRSVPAPGSPADLILAKIDGLGLNYNTAASVDALHARYPDLFLFESESSSETSTRGAYQEPENLNTGENHTPGRRATSSYDNNLATWTMSGEYGLKKDRDRRWFTGEFLWSGIDYIGEPTPYDVFPVKASFFGAVDTAGFPKDMYHLFRSQWTDEPMVHLLPTTWNHAKGDTIEVWAYANVDTVELFLNGRSLGVRRFDEKKTTDGRPYLETTEATGDDKTVTSGPYPGSYTSPGGSAGKLHLTWKVPYEPGELKAVARRDGRRVATDVLRTAGKPHAIRLTSDRRSVAADGRSLCFVTAEVVDARGVVVPDAEHLLTFDVDGGSLAGLDNGRQESAERYQATTRTAFHGKALAIVRSGVRPGPLTVTAHADGLRTGKVSLRATPARSTATTPAAVFEPEAPLAPDHPFADASYSGRPDTLPAAMLDGDPATGWSNAFYKAPTALLPAFGGARPKDWVSVDWGRTGTVDRAEVSFTVDATHSLPASVEVAVWDGERYVPAEDVKTDWATASDVPTAITFAPVRGSRLRLTLTSAHPGDVRGAVRISRLDVLAG; translated from the coding sequence ATGACGGTCACGCGCAGGTCGTTACTCATCGCGGGCGCCGCCGCACCTACGGCGGGAGCGCTGGCGGGCACCGCGAGCGTCACGGCCGCCGCGGCGGCGCGGACCGGCTCGGGCTCGTCCCCCGGCCGCACGATCCCCCTCCGTGACGGCTGGCGCTTCGCTCTCGTCAACCCGGGCGGCATCACCGACCCGACCGGCGAGTACGCGGACGCCGCGAAGCCCGGCTACGACGACTCGTCCTGGCGCCAGGTGGCCGTACCGCACGACTGGAGCATCGAGCTCGCCCCCACCACCGAGAACGGCACCACCAGCGGCACCGGCTTCTTCCCCGGCGGCCTCGGCTGGTACCGCACCACGTTCACACTGCCGCCCTCGCTCGCCGGGAAGCGGATCTCGGTCGAGTTCGACGGCGTCTACATGGACGCGTACGTCCACTGCAACGGCACGGAGGCCGGCCGACACCCCTACGGCTACACGGGCTTCGCCCTCGACCTCACCGACCTGCTGCACACCGACGGCACCACCGAGAACGTGATCGCGGTCAAGGTCCAGAACCGCCTACCCAGCAGCCGCTGGTACTCCGGCAGCGGCATCCACCGCCAGGCCCGGCTCGTCGTCACCGACCCCGTGCACGTCCAGCGCTGGGGCACCCAGGTGACGACGACCGACCTGAGCGAGGACCGGGCGGTGCTGAGGGCCCGTACGACCGTCGTCAACGAGTCCGGCACCGAGGCCGAGGTCACCGTCGGATCCACCGTCCTCGACCCGGGCGGGCGCCCGGTGGCCCGTACGACCTCCACGCTCACCGTCGGCGCGGCGGCCGAGACCGCGACACACGAACTGACCGTCCCCGACCCGGGGTTGTGGGACATCGACACCCCGCGCCGCTACACCCTGCGCACCGAACTGCGTGTCGACGGCCGCACGACCGACACCTGTCGCACCCGCTTCGGCATCCGCACGGCCACCATCGACGCGAACGACGGCCTCACCCTGAACGGCCGCCACGTCAAGCTCCGTGGCGTCAACCTCCACCACGACCTCGGCGCCCTCGGCTCCGCCGTCCACGCCGACGCGGTCGAACGCCAGCTGGCGATCATGAAGTCCATGGGCGTCAACGCCCTGCGTACCTCCCACAACCCGCCCGCCCCCGAGGTGATCGAGGCCTGTGAGCGGCTCGGCCTGGTGATGATGGTGGAGGCCTTCGACTGCTGGCGCAGCCCCAAGACCCGCTACGACTACGGCCGTTTCTTCGAGGAGTGGTCGGACCGGGACATCGCCGAGATGGTGGCCGCGGCCCGCAACTCGCCCGCCGTCCTCATGTGGTCCATCGGCAACGAGATCTCCGAGTTCACCTCCACCGCCGGCCTCGCCATCGCTGACCGCCTCATCGCCGGGATCAGGAGGCTCGACGACACCCGTCCGGTCGTCATCGGCTCCCACCGCCACCGCAGCGTCCCCGCCCCCGGTTCCCCGGCCGACCTGATCCTCGCCAAGATCGACGGCCTCGGCCTGAACTACAACACGGCCGCCTCGGTCGACGCCCTGCACGCCCGCTACCCCGACCTGTTCCTCTTCGAGTCGGAGTCCTCCTCGGAGACATCGACGCGCGGCGCGTACCAGGAGCCGGAGAACCTCAACACCGGCGAGAACCACACACCCGGCAGGCGGGCGACCTCCTCGTACGACAACAACCTCGCCACCTGGACGATGAGCGGCGAGTACGGCCTGAAGAAGGACCGGGACCGCAGGTGGTTCACGGGCGAGTTCCTGTGGTCCGGCATCGACTACATAGGCGAGCCCACGCCCTACGACGTTTTCCCGGTGAAGGCGTCCTTCTTCGGCGCGGTCGACACGGCCGGCTTCCCCAAGGACATGTACCACCTGTTCAGAAGCCAGTGGACGGACGAGCCGATGGTCCATCTGCTACCGACGACCTGGAACCACGCGAAGGGCGACACGATCGAGGTGTGGGCGTACGCCAACGTCGACACCGTCGAGCTGTTCCTCAACGGCCGTTCGCTCGGAGTCAGGAGGTTCGACGAGAAGAAGACCACCGACGGGCGGCCCTACCTGGAGACCACCGAGGCGACCGGCGACGACAAGACCGTCACCTCCGGGCCCTACCCCGGCAGTTACACCAGTCCGGGCGGCAGCGCGGGCAAACTGCACCTCACCTGGAAGGTCCCGTACGAGCCCGGCGAGCTGAAGGCGGTGGCGCGGCGCGACGGCCGCAGGGTCGCCACCGACGTCCTGCGCACGGCCGGGAAGCCGCACGCGATCCGCCTGACCTCCGACCGCAGGTCCGTGGCCGCCGACGGCCGTTCGCTCTGCTTCGTGACCGCCGAGGTCGTCGACGCCCGGGGCGTGGTGGTGCCCGACGCCGAGCACCTGCTCACCTTCGACGTCGACGGCGGCTCCCTCGCGGGCCTGGACAACGGGCGCCAGGAGAGCGCCGAGCGCTACCAGGCGACCACGCGCACCGCCTTCCACGGAAAGGCCCTCGCGATCGTACGGTCGGGGGTCCGGCCGGGCCCCCTCACGGTGACGGCACACGCGGACGGCCTGCGCACCGGCAAGGTGAGCCTGCGGGCCACGCCGGCGCGCTCTACGGCGACGACACCGGCTGCCGTGTTCGAGCCCGAGGCCCCGCTCGCGCCCGACCACCCCTTCGCCGACGCCAGTTACTCAGGGCGCCCCGACACCCTGCCCGCCGCCATGCTCGACGGCGACCCCGCCACCGGCTGGTCCAACGCCTTCTACAAGGCGCCCACGGCCCTGCTGCCCGCGTTCGGCGGGGCCCGGCCGAAGGACTGGGTCTCGGTCGACTGGGGGCGGACCGGCACGGTCGACCGGGCCGAGGTCTCCTTCACCGTCGACGCGACGCACAGCCTGCCCGCGTCGGTCGAGGTCGCGGTCTGGGACGGAGAACGGTACGTGCCCGCCGAGGACGTGAAGACCGACTGGGCAACGGCCTCCGACGTGCCCACGGCGATCACCTTCGCCCCGGTGCGCGGCTCGCGGCTCAGGCTGACGCTGACGAGCGCCCATCCCGGGGATGTCCGGGGCGCGGTCCGCATCAGCAGGCTGGACGTGCTCGCGGGCTGA
- a CDS encoding subtilase-type protease inhibitor: MPNTARWAATFTLTATLTATAVCAPLAGAALAAAEPSPAGLYAPSALVLTTGRGEAAATVTPERAVTLTCAPRPSGTHPAAALACAELRDSDGDFEALAGSTEAKCTKQYAPVVVTVEGVWRGKRVAYERTFANECLKNASATALYAF; the protein is encoded by the coding sequence ATGCCGAACACCGCGCGCTGGGCAGCCACTTTCACCCTCACCGCGACCCTGACGGCCACCGCCGTCTGCGCCCCCCTCGCGGGCGCCGCCCTCGCCGCCGCCGAGCCCTCGCCGGCCGGGCTCTACGCCCCCTCCGCCCTGGTGCTGACCACCGGCCGCGGCGAGGCGGCGGCCACCGTCACCCCCGAGCGCGCGGTCACCCTGACCTGCGCGCCCAGGCCCTCCGGCACGCACCCGGCTGCGGCCCTGGCCTGCGCCGAACTCCGCGACAGCGACGGCGACTTCGAGGCCCTGGCCGGCAGTACCGAAGCGAAGTGCACCAAGCAGTACGCCCCCGTCGTCGTCACCGTCGAGGGCGTCTGGCGGGGCAAGCGCGTCGCGTACGAGCGCACCTTCGCCAACGAGTGCCTGAAGAACGCCTCCGCAACCGCCCTCTACGCCTTCTAG
- a CDS encoding toxin Doc — protein sequence MAPVIHIDVPWLLQRHEEVLPEQPTINDFSALVAAVARHRVDPPRLGVDSDPAWRAAALLHTLAVLKPLPAANARFACATAVAYMFVSGVGIDPPYGALVDLARDLISGKTDVYGAADRLRSWQI from the coding sequence ATGGCTCCCGTCATCCATATCGATGTGCCCTGGCTGCTCCAGCGCCACGAAGAGGTCCTGCCCGAGCAGCCCACCATCAACGACTTCTCGGCCCTCGTCGCCGCCGTGGCCCGACACCGAGTCGACCCGCCCCGGCTCGGCGTCGACTCCGATCCGGCATGGCGGGCCGCCGCTCTTCTGCACACCCTGGCCGTGCTCAAGCCCCTGCCGGCCGCCAACGCGCGCTTCGCCTGTGCGACGGCCGTGGCGTACATGTTCGTCAGCGGCGTCGGCATCGACCCGCCGTACGGGGCGCTCGTGGACCTTGCTCGCGACCTGATCTCGGGCAAGACGGATGTGTACGGCGCCGCCGACCGGCTGCGCTCCTGGCAGATCTGA
- a CDS encoding glycoside hydrolase family 9 protein, with protein sequence MKRRRTALLAMTALLAAALTALPSGPAQADEVEQVENGTFDTGTAPWWTTSNVTAGLSEGALCADIPGGTTNRWDAAVGQNDIALVKGESYRFSFSASGTPAGNALRAIVGLSVAPYDTYFEVSPQLSVSGDSYSYTFTSPVDTAQGQVGFQLGGGAEDFRFCMDDVSLLGGVPPEKYEPDTGPRVRVNQVAYLPAGPKNATLVTDATGPLPWQLKKESGTVVAHGRTVPHGTDVSSGQNVHSIDFGAYRKRGTGLTLVVDGETSHPFDIDASAYERLRLDSLKYYYTQRSGIAISDELRPGYGRAAGHVGAAPNQGDKDVPCRPGVCDYTLDVTGGWYDAGDHGKYVVNGGISTWELLSTYERSLYARTGRPGKLGDGSLAIPESGNKVPDVLDEARWELEFLLKMQVPQGQPLAGMAHHKIHDEQWTGLPLLPSADPQKRQLHPPTTEATLNLAATAAQAARLYRPYDRAFAAKSLAAARTAWKAALAHPDIHPDPSDGIGGGAYPDTDATDEFYWAAAQLYLTTGEKAFQDHILASPVHTADIFGPLGFDWSRTAAAGRLDLATVPNRLPGRDKVRHSVTKGADRYLTTLRTQPYGMPYAPDGNLYDWGSNHQVLNNAVVIATAYDITGASKYREGALQSMDYLLGRNALNISYVTGYGDVDARNQHSRWYAHQLDADLPNPPRGTLAGGPNSSIQDPYAQGKLQGCVGQFCYIDDIQSWSTNEHTINWNAALARMASFVADQT encoded by the coding sequence TTGAAACGACGCAGAACTGCCCTGCTCGCCATGACGGCCCTCCTCGCGGCGGCGCTGACCGCGCTGCCGTCCGGGCCGGCCCAGGCCGACGAGGTCGAGCAGGTCGAGAACGGCACCTTCGACACCGGCACCGCCCCCTGGTGGACCACGAGCAACGTCACCGCGGGCCTGTCCGAGGGCGCGCTCTGCGCCGACATCCCGGGCGGCACCACCAACCGCTGGGACGCGGCCGTAGGCCAGAACGACATCGCCCTGGTGAAGGGGGAGTCGTACCGCTTCAGCTTCAGCGCGTCCGGAACCCCGGCGGGCAACGCCCTGCGCGCGATCGTCGGTCTGTCCGTCGCACCGTACGACACATACTTCGAGGTCAGCCCGCAGCTCAGTGTCTCGGGCGACTCGTACTCCTACACCTTCACCTCGCCCGTCGACACCGCTCAGGGCCAGGTCGGCTTCCAACTAGGCGGCGGCGCCGAGGACTTCCGCTTCTGCATGGACGACGTGTCGCTGCTGGGCGGGGTGCCGCCCGAGAAGTACGAGCCGGACACCGGGCCCCGGGTACGCGTCAACCAGGTCGCCTATCTGCCCGCCGGGCCGAAGAACGCCACGCTGGTCACCGACGCCACCGGGCCCCTTCCCTGGCAGCTGAAGAAGGAATCCGGAACGGTGGTCGCGCACGGCCGGACCGTGCCGCACGGCACCGACGTCTCCTCCGGACAGAACGTCCACTCGATCGACTTCGGCGCCTACCGCAAGCGCGGCACGGGCCTCACGCTGGTCGTCGACGGCGAGACGAGCCACCCCTTCGACATCGACGCGAGCGCCTACGAACGCCTGCGGCTCGACTCGCTGAAGTACTACTACACCCAGCGCAGCGGTATCGCGATCAGCGACGAGCTGCGCCCGGGCTACGGCCGCGCCGCGGGCCACGTGGGCGCGGCGCCCAACCAGGGCGACAAGGACGTGCCCTGCCGGCCCGGCGTCTGCGACTACACGCTCGACGTCACCGGCGGCTGGTACGACGCCGGCGACCACGGCAAGTACGTCGTCAACGGCGGCATCTCCACCTGGGAGCTGCTGAGCACCTACGAACGCTCCCTGTACGCCCGCACCGGCCGGCCCGGCAAGCTCGGTGACGGCTCGCTCGCCATCCCGGAGAGCGGCAACAAGGTGCCGGACGTGCTCGACGAGGCCCGCTGGGAGCTGGAGTTCCTGCTGAAGATGCAGGTGCCGCAGGGGCAGCCGCTAGCGGGCATGGCCCACCACAAGATCCATGACGAGCAGTGGACGGGCCTGCCGCTGCTGCCGAGCGCCGACCCGCAGAAGCGCCAGTTGCACCCGCCGACCACCGAGGCCACCCTCAACCTGGCCGCCACGGCCGCGCAGGCGGCCCGCCTGTACCGGCCCTACGACCGCGCCTTCGCGGCGAAATCCCTCGCCGCGGCACGCACCGCCTGGAAGGCGGCCCTCGCCCACCCCGACATCCACCCGGACCCCAGCGACGGCATCGGCGGCGGCGCCTACCCGGACACCGACGCGACGGACGAGTTCTACTGGGCGGCGGCCCAGCTCTACCTCACCACCGGTGAGAAGGCCTTCCAGGACCACATCCTCGCCTCGCCCGTCCACACCGCCGACATCTTCGGCCCCCTCGGCTTCGACTGGTCCAGGACCGCCGCCGCGGGCCGCCTCGACCTCGCGACCGTGCCGAACAGGCTGCCCGGCCGCGACAAGGTCCGCCACTCCGTGACCAAGGGCGCCGACCGCTACCTGACCACGCTCCGGACACAGCCGTACGGCATGCCGTACGCGCCCGACGGCAACCTCTACGACTGGGGCTCCAACCACCAGGTGCTCAACAACGCGGTCGTGATCGCCACGGCGTACGACATCACCGGCGCCTCGAAGTACCGCGAGGGCGCGCTGCAGAGCATGGACTACCTGCTCGGCCGCAACGCCCTGAACATCTCCTATGTGACGGGCTACGGCGACGTCGACGCCCGCAACCAGCACAGCCGCTGGTACGCCCACCAGCTCGATGCGGACCTCCCCAACCCGCCGCGCGGCACGCTCGCCGGAGGGCCCAACTCGAGCATCCAGGACCCCTACGCACAGGGCAAACTCCAGGGCTGTGTCGGGCAGTTCTGCTACATCGACGACATCCAGTCCTGGTCGACGAACGAGCACACGATCAACTGGAACGCGGCGCTGGCCCGGATGGCGTCCTTCGTGGCGGACCAGACCTGA
- a CDS encoding Ppx/GppA family phosphatase has protein sequence MRMSVVDVGSNTVRLVVADVEGGVPLPVHTAKWRLRLSEHMTPGRPVPDPAVRQLSEAVEAAARTAERWGAAAPLAFATTVVRSAPNCPDVLRSVRADTGVRLCTLPGEVEAELTFLGARRWMGWRSGPLALLDIGGGSLEVAFGRGRLPDFVASLPLGAGRLTHEFFTGQDPPSAERVKALRRSVRHQLRDVAARIRWEGPRTAVATSRTFQQLARLCGSAPGRHGPFVERELRRADLGRAVDRLAALPPAERAALPGISAPRAVQSLAGALVGHTTMKLTGLRTVTVCPWAIREGVLLRHIEDGPSWWAEVTRDIAEQTPTPGSGSLPGSGAAAGAGAAGAVPLRIATPTG, from the coding sequence ATGCGGATGAGCGTCGTTGATGTGGGATCGAACACTGTCCGGCTTGTGGTGGCCGATGTGGAGGGAGGGGTACCGCTGCCGGTGCACACCGCCAAGTGGCGACTGCGCCTGTCCGAGCACATGACGCCGGGCCGTCCTGTCCCCGACCCGGCCGTACGCCAGCTGTCGGAAGCCGTCGAGGCCGCGGCCCGGACGGCCGAACGGTGGGGCGCGGCGGCCCCCTTGGCCTTCGCGACGACCGTGGTCCGCTCCGCGCCGAACTGCCCGGACGTCCTGCGCAGCGTGCGCGCCGACACCGGGGTACGGCTGTGCACCCTGCCGGGCGAGGTGGAGGCCGAACTCACCTTCCTCGGGGCGCGGCGGTGGATGGGCTGGCGGTCCGGGCCGCTCGCACTGCTCGACATCGGGGGCGGTTCACTGGAGGTGGCCTTCGGCCGGGGACGGCTGCCGGACTTCGTGGCCTCGCTGCCGCTGGGCGCGGGCCGGCTGACCCACGAGTTCTTCACCGGGCAGGACCCGCCGTCGGCGGAGCGCGTGAAGGCGCTGCGCCGCAGCGTCCGCCATCAACTGCGGGATGTGGCCGCGCGGATCCGCTGGGAGGGCCCGCGCACCGCCGTGGCCACCTCGCGGACGTTCCAGCAGCTCGCCCGGTTGTGCGGGTCCGCGCCGGGCCGCCACGGGCCCTTCGTGGAACGGGAGTTACGCCGCGCCGACCTGGGCCGGGCGGTCGACCGCCTCGCCGCACTCCCCCCGGCCGAGCGCGCCGCCCTCCCCGGCATCTCCGCGCCCCGGGCGGTCCAGAGCCTGGCCGGGGCGCTGGTCGGACACACGACCATGAAGCTGACCGGTCTGCGGACGGTGACCGTCTGCCCCTGGGCGATCCGCGAAGGCGTACTGCTCCGGCACATCGAGGACGGCCCGTCCTGGTGGGCGGAGGTCACTCGGGACATCGCCGAGCAGACGCCCACCCCCGGCTCGGGCTCACTACCAGGGTCAGGAGCTGCGGCGGGGGCGGGGGCAGCGGGCGCGGTGCCGCTGCGGATCGCGACACCGACAGGCTGA
- a CDS encoding RICIN domain-containing protein, whose product MHTPHPPRPSYPPAPGAVPGEPDETLAARLRGWPEGGVGDPVALLMARHWQSAYDYAVICLASSSNVASMVTATAFHRVMEGLVRGDSGVALRPRLLVTVRDTVKEWSAEEGTAGVLPDLRKPAGGRGMRAAKSMTPDNRKLIERSFLALPAIGQCLLWHTEVEAELITIPTGLLGLDADSAQATLEQTREKFREGCVRAHRELAPSKDCRFYNRLLDVPIRRGGALLPDVQQHLLECRYCRYAAEQLSHFEGGLGGVVAEAVLGWGARRYVDSRPTRTSAKGSSRRPGSGGRHRLLSQIPTQRRRITAGPRNSKALLTGVGITSGALLAAVLGAALLSDDGSGADPAASKSSSGGVSAPDTGSENKTTTSASPTPPAMAGRPTAPQQTRLRNLAADLCLDIQGGKAKKGASTELAVCSSDWTQKWSYEEDGLLRSVANPELCLDSQVDAGVVVLGTCADEDSKRAEDVRYDFTVRGELLPRWGEGLAVAPTANDPKTDVVVKVRDHSDAQRWLTDGVTASPESLSVSGSNAPTTEPVTEDPSPDDVSESPLPKRTGDSVPPAVPEVGEEGSVLSVDDGGTGADAEPVLPLTLRLPDVLSGIHL is encoded by the coding sequence GTGCACACCCCCCATCCGCCTCGCCCGTCTTATCCTCCCGCTCCCGGCGCGGTTCCCGGGGAGCCGGACGAGACTCTCGCCGCCAGGCTGAGAGGCTGGCCGGAAGGCGGAGTCGGCGATCCCGTCGCGCTGCTGATGGCACGGCACTGGCAATCCGCGTACGACTACGCGGTCATCTGCCTCGCCTCCTCCTCCAACGTCGCGTCGATGGTGACCGCGACCGCCTTTCACCGTGTGATGGAAGGACTCGTGCGTGGAGACTCCGGTGTCGCCCTGCGCCCCCGACTTCTCGTCACCGTGCGGGACACCGTCAAGGAGTGGTCCGCGGAGGAGGGTACGGCGGGTGTTCTGCCGGACTTGAGGAAACCCGCCGGTGGTCGCGGTATGCGCGCCGCGAAGTCCATGACCCCGGATAATCGCAAGCTCATCGAGCGGTCATTCCTCGCTCTCCCGGCGATCGGTCAGTGCCTCCTGTGGCACACCGAGGTGGAAGCGGAATTGATAACCATACCCACTGGTCTGCTGGGCCTGGACGCCGACAGCGCACAGGCCACGCTGGAGCAGACCCGGGAGAAATTCCGCGAGGGGTGCGTCCGCGCCCACCGCGAACTCGCGCCCTCCAAGGACTGCCGCTTCTACAACCGGCTCCTCGACGTCCCGATTCGCCGGGGCGGCGCCCTGCTGCCGGATGTCCAGCAGCATCTGCTGGAGTGCCGTTACTGCCGGTACGCCGCCGAGCAACTCAGCCATTTCGAGGGCGGACTGGGCGGAGTCGTCGCCGAGGCCGTACTCGGCTGGGGCGCCCGGCGCTACGTCGACTCCCGGCCGACCCGCACGTCGGCCAAGGGCAGCTCCAGACGGCCGGGGAGCGGTGGCCGGCACCGTCTGCTCTCCCAGATCCCCACCCAGCGCCGCCGGATCACCGCCGGGCCGCGCAACTCCAAGGCCCTGCTCACCGGAGTCGGCATCACCTCGGGCGCCCTGCTCGCGGCAGTTCTCGGCGCGGCCCTGCTGTCGGACGACGGCAGCGGAGCCGACCCCGCGGCCTCCAAGAGCTCCTCCGGAGGTGTCTCCGCGCCCGACACCGGCTCCGAGAACAAGACGACCACCAGCGCCTCGCCCACACCGCCCGCCATGGCCGGGCGCCCCACGGCGCCCCAGCAGACGCGACTGCGCAACCTGGCCGCCGACCTGTGCCTCGACATCCAGGGCGGCAAGGCGAAGAAGGGTGCCTCGACCGAACTGGCGGTCTGCTCCTCCGACTGGACCCAGAAGTGGTCCTACGAGGAGGACGGTCTGCTGCGCAGCGTCGCCAACCCCGAGCTGTGCCTCGACTCCCAGGTCGACGCCGGGGTCGTCGTCCTCGGCACGTGTGCCGACGAGGACTCGAAGCGGGCGGAGGATGTGCGCTACGACTTCACCGTGCGGGGGGAGTTGCTTCCCCGGTGGGGGGAGGGGCTTGCTGTCGCGCCCACCGCCAACGATCCCAAGACGGATGTCGTGGTGAAGGTCCGTGACCACTCCGATGCGCAGCGGTGGCTGACGGACGGGGTGACGGCCAGTCCCGAGTCGCTGTCGGTCTCGGGTTCGAACGCCCCGACGACCGAGCCCGTCACGGAGGATCCGTCTCCGGACGACGTCTCCGAGTCGCCCCTTCCGAAGCGGACGGGTGACTCCGTGCCGCCTGCCGTGCCGGAAGTGGGGGAGGAGGGGTCGGTTCTGTCGGTCGATGACGGGGGGACAGGGGCGGATGCCGAGCCTGTGCTGCCGTTGACGCTGCGGCTGCCGGATGTGCTTTCGGGGATCCATCTGTAA